One segment of Formicincola oecophyllae DNA contains the following:
- a CDS encoding HAD family hydrolase codes for MSTTPPTNPSQPKVFMLYPTLLLDYDGTLSNTGPAILHAMNTVLAQHGCPPLTTLQGETLLSGSKRLYLFFVDLIAGCDVTEAKKLEADYMVLYERFSTTEVQLFPGVGESVRRLHQSGRRLIVTSNKRQNVLEAELARFGLVPFMAAIIGTTPTSPRKPSRDVWTERVLKLFPGLAPSEVLCVGDTAADIQFADVVPSACCWAMYGYGNHAQCEALHPRYSIARFPALLPILGLGELGQS; via the coding sequence TTGTCAACTACACCTCCCACCAACCCAAGCCAACCCAAGGTCTTCATGCTCTACCCCACCCTTTTGCTGGACTATGACGGCACACTTTCCAACACAGGCCCTGCCATCCTCCATGCCATGAACACCGTTCTGGCCCAGCATGGCTGCCCGCCCCTTACCACCCTTCAAGGGGAAACGCTGCTAAGTGGCAGCAAAAGGCTTTACCTGTTCTTTGTGGACCTCATCGCTGGGTGTGACGTAACTGAAGCCAAGAAGCTTGAAGCTGACTATATGGTCCTTTACGAACGCTTCAGCACTACAGAGGTGCAGCTGTTCCCAGGGGTTGGTGAAAGCGTCAGGCGGCTTCACCAAAGCGGGCGGCGACTGATCGTCACCAGCAACAAGCGCCAGAACGTGCTTGAGGCGGAGCTTGCGCGTTTTGGCTTGGTGCCTTTCATGGCGGCCATCATCGGCACAACCCCCACGTCCCCGCGCAAGCCCTCCCGGGACGTGTGGACGGAACGCGTTCTGAAGCTCTTCCCTGGGCTGGCGCCTTCTGAGGTGCTGTGCGTGGGCGACACGGCAGCTGACATTCAGTTCGCTGACGTTGTGCCAAGCGCGTGCTGCTGGGCGATGTATGGTTATGGCAACCATGCCCAGTGCGAAGCCTTGCACCCGCGTTACAGCATTGCGCGCTTCCCAGCCCTGTTGCCGATCCTTGGGCTGGGGGAGCTTGGGCAAAGCTGA